From one Cygnus olor isolate bCygOlo1 chromosome 26, bCygOlo1.pri.v2, whole genome shotgun sequence genomic stretch:
- the ANGPTL4 gene encoding angiopoietin-related protein 4 encodes MQLTGAALVLCAAAAAGMAVAPAPAPGPAPAPAPGRAGSERRAAAGGKERRAQFASWDEVNVIAHGLLQLGHGLKEHVDRTKGQMRELGSRLSAHNSSMGRLLRQARETQEQGELLRASVRELEGRGRQLFNLSEALRQRLEEVAADKAEIQGRLEQLESRVRQALQARPAENQSAKDLGALQTLMDAQNSRIEELLQKIKQQQYKLDKQNLQIKSLQSKVNLLIPLHLKDNKTQSPKWKINLKKSLSHTNQSQNASVESVLTQKLPEDCQQLFLAGQQSSGIFQVQPSGSQPFKVYCDMTAEGGWTVIQRRTDGSVDFDQLWDAYKNGFGDLRGDFWLGLEKIHHLVQEGRYDLLIELEDWEGNSQAVQFEFSLGGESTAYTLSLLGPLSGELENAIGDFRQLPFSTRDRDHDLKADTNCAKHLSGGWWFSTCGHANLNGKYFRSIPRQRHERKQGIFWKTWKGRYYPLKSTTMKIQPTALEAEP; translated from the exons ATGCAGCTCACAGGGGCAGCGCTGGTGCTGTgcgccgcggcggcggcgggcatGGCGgtggcaccggcaccggcacctggaccggcaccggcaccggcaccggggcgAGCCGGGAGCgagcggcgggcggcggcgggcggcaaGGAGCGGCGGGCGCAGTTCGCCTCCTGGGACGAGGTGAACGTGATCGCCCACGGGCTGCTGCAGCTCGGCCACGGCCTGAAGGAGCATGTGGACAGGACCAAGGGGCAGATGCGGGAGCTCGGCAGCCGCCTGAGCGCCCACAACAGCTCCATGGGGCGGCTGCTGCGCCAAGCCCGGGAGACGCAGGAGCAGGGCGAGCTGCTGCGGGCCAGCGTGCGGGAGCTGGAGGGCCGCGGGCGGCAGCTCTTCAACCTCTCCGAGGCGCTGCGGCAGCGCCTGGAGGAGGTGGCGGCCGACAAAGCCGAGATCCAGGGCcggctggagcagctggagagccGCGTCCGGCAGGCGCTGCAGGCGCGGCCGGCCGAGAACCAGAGCGCCAAGGACCTGGGAGCGCTGCAG ACCCTGATGGATGCCCAGAACTCCCGAATCGAGGAGCTCTTGCAGAAGatcaagcagcagcagtacaAGCTGGACAAGCAGAATCTGCAGATTAAAAGCCTGCAGAGCAAG GTCAACCTACTGATCCCCTTACACCTGAAGGACAACAAAACGCAGTCTCCAAAGTGGAAGATAAACCTGAAGAAAAGCCTCAGCCACACCAACCAAAGCCAGAACGCGAGCGTGGAGTCTGTGCTGACACAGA agctcccagaggactgccagcagctcttcctGGCCGGGCAGCAAAGCAGCGGCATCTTCCAGGTGCAGCCCTCAGGGTCTCAGCCCTTCAAAGTCTACTGCGACATGACTGCAG AAGGTGGCTGGACAGTGATCCAGAGGCGTACAGATGGTTCTGTAGACTTTGACCAGCTTTGGGATGCCTACAAGAATGGCTTTGGAGACCTTCGTG GTGACTTCTGGCTGGGTCTGGAGAAGATCCATCACCTTGTCCAGGAGGGAAGGTACGACCTCCTGATCGAGCTGGAGGACTGGGAGGGAAATTCCCAGGCGGTTCAGTTTGAGTTCAGCCTCGGTGGAGAGAGCACAGCCTACACTCTCAGCCTGCTGGGACCTCTGTCTGGAGAACTGGAAAATGCCATTGGGGACTTCAGGCAGCTACCCTTCTCCACTCGGGATCGTGACCACGACCTCAAAGCTGACACAAACTGTGCCAAGCACCTCTCAG GTGGCTGGTGGTTCAGCACCTGTGGCCATGCCAACCTCAACGGGAAGTACTTCCGCTCCATCCCTCGCCAGAGGCACGAGCGCAAGCAGGGCATCTTCTGGAAGACATGGAAAGGCAGGTACTACCCTCTGAAGTCCACCACCATGAAAATCCAACCCACAGCACTGGAAGCAGAGCCCTGA